In Microbacterium lushaniae, the following are encoded in one genomic region:
- a CDS encoding 1,4-dihydroxy-2-naphthoate polyprenyltransferase, which translates to MAAQPRKRPVRSSSARRRPGGNPQKRPVAAPPPKATVRDWIGAARLRTLPLAVSPVLVGTGAANLGAEPFHWVIALTCLMVAVSLQIGVNFANDYSDGIRGTDDHRVGPARLTASRKAKPRTVLVVALVFFGLGALAGLAIVVRTQQWWMLAVGAACIVAAWFYTGGKRPYGYAGLGELFVFVFFGLVATLGTTWVQAFTLPQEAWFGAVAIGFLACAVLLANNLRDIDQDRAAGKRTLTVRIGRRATQVLYTVLVLAPFGIAAYLALFYPIAWLSLMALLAALPAILIVWTYRVPRELVIALALTSLTSLAYGAFLFWAFIG; encoded by the coding sequence GTGGCCGCTCAACCCCGCAAACGTCCCGTCCGCAGCAGCTCCGCACGCCGCCGGCCCGGAGGCAACCCGCAGAAGCGCCCGGTCGCCGCGCCCCCGCCCAAGGCGACCGTGCGCGACTGGATCGGCGCGGCGCGCCTGCGCACGCTGCCGCTCGCGGTGAGCCCCGTGCTCGTGGGCACCGGCGCGGCCAACCTCGGCGCCGAGCCGTTCCACTGGGTCATCGCGCTGACCTGCCTCATGGTGGCGGTGAGCCTGCAGATCGGCGTCAACTTCGCCAACGACTACAGCGACGGGATCCGCGGCACCGACGATCACCGCGTGGGGCCGGCGCGGCTGACCGCGTCGCGGAAGGCGAAGCCGCGCACCGTGCTGGTCGTGGCCCTGGTCTTCTTCGGGCTCGGCGCGCTCGCCGGGCTCGCGATCGTCGTCCGCACGCAGCAGTGGTGGATGCTGGCGGTCGGGGCCGCGTGCATCGTGGCGGCGTGGTTCTACACCGGCGGCAAGCGACCCTACGGCTACGCAGGGCTGGGGGAGCTGTTCGTCTTCGTCTTCTTCGGGCTGGTCGCCACCCTCGGGACGACCTGGGTGCAGGCGTTCACGCTGCCGCAGGAGGCGTGGTTCGGGGCGGTCGCGATCGGGTTCCTCGCGTGCGCCGTGCTGCTGGCGAACAATCTGCGCGACATCGACCAGGACCGCGCCGCGGGCAAGCGCACCCTGACCGTGCGCATCGGACGGCGGGCGACGCAGGTGCTGTACACCGTGCTCGTGCTGGCGCCGTTCGGGATCGCAGCGTATCTGGCGCTGTTCTATCCCATCGCGTGGCTGAGTCTCATGGCGCTGCTGGCCGCGCTGCCGGCGATCCTGATCGTCTGGACCTACCGGGTGCCGCGCGAGCTGGTGATCGCCCTCGCGCTCACGTCGCTGACGTCCCTGGCCTACGGGGCGTTCCTGTTCTGGGCGTTCATCGGCTGA
- a CDS encoding PLDc N-terminal domain-containing protein: MTRLLLILALVGTAFWVYAIVDCALQPSTRHRGVSKGAWIAIVVLLPVLGGLLWFVVGRGRGAKTAAARRAPDDDPEFLGSIGSMADQDERIRRLEEELAQLDAEADDERFRADPSADAPPSETGPTPPSTDGDDDARGQRGAVG; encoded by the coding sequence ATGACGAGGCTGTTGCTGATCCTGGCGCTCGTGGGCACCGCGTTCTGGGTGTACGCGATCGTGGATTGCGCGCTGCAGCCCTCGACCCGCCACCGCGGCGTGAGCAAGGGTGCCTGGATCGCCATCGTCGTGCTGCTTCCGGTGCTCGGCGGCCTGCTGTGGTTCGTCGTCGGACGTGGCCGCGGTGCGAAGACCGCCGCCGCCCGCCGCGCGCCGGACGACGACCCCGAGTTCCTCGGCAGCATCGGATCGATGGCCGACCAGGACGAGCGCATCCGCCGCCTGGAGGAAGAGCTCGCCCAGCTCGACGCCGAGGCCGACGACGAGCGCTTCCGCGCGGACCCGTCCGCGGACGCCCCGCCCAGCGAAACCGGCCCCACCCCGCCGAGCACCGACGGTGACGACGACGCGCGCGGTCAGCGCGGCGCCGTCGGCTGA
- a CDS encoding DUF4229 domain-containing protein translates to MNARSALVYTALRLLAFFVPFGILMLFPVFQDLPWLAALFAALIGLSLSLLFLRRPLDQVTSGMAERRRRARRSNAADDALAEDAAAETAAGPRDTDR, encoded by the coding sequence ATGAATGCGCGCTCCGCCCTGGTGTACACCGCGTTGCGGCTGCTGGCGTTCTTCGTCCCGTTCGGCATCCTCATGCTGTTCCCGGTGTTCCAGGACCTGCCGTGGCTGGCGGCGCTGTTCGCTGCCCTGATCGGTCTGAGCCTGTCGCTGCTGTTCCTGCGCCGCCCTCTCGATCAGGTCACCTCCGGCATGGCGGAGCGCCGGCGGCGGGCCCGCCGCTCGAACGCCGCCGACGACGCCCTCGCCGAAGATGCCGCCGCAGAGACGGCGGCCGGCCCGCGCGACACCGACCGCTGA
- the menD gene encoding 2-succinyl-5-enolpyruvyl-6-hydroxy-3-cyclohexene-1-carboxylic-acid synthase, which translates to MTADRRTDAAPATDAAAALLGALVARGVEHVVLSPGSRSQALALVAAALEREGRIRLHVRIDERVAGFTALGIGRETGTPAALICTSGTAVANLLPAVLEAHHAAVPLVLLTADRPPELRGVGANQTTRQPGLFAPNVRFDADLPVPETADADGSSEQTTLLRSVAADAFEAARGSVARPGGPVHLNLPYREPLAGAVPAWLAEPAVVEGDGSPDGESGALYQGGGGIGGADAAPAETSPHVLARGPRTIVVAGADAGPAAEELAHAGGWPLVAEIVSGARFGRNLVHGYRALLREPDLGGAVQRVVVFGHPTLSREVAALLARPDVDVVAVRGPGEPLNLNGTTVSADAVRVGDGTPDREWLGRWMRASAAAAVDLSPPAPDADALSSAEPQQRLGAIAAEVAVLRAPLDRASLVDALWRATWPHDRLVFGSSRLVRVADAVLGGKKVPVHANRGLAGIDGTVATALGVAIASQADGRPGLTRALVGDLAFLHDAGALLMPGVEEEPRIQVVVGNDGGGTIFDGLEVAETAGAEAMDRVLYTPQAVRLEHLALAYGWEFHRVTTRGALDQLLTSPAGGRQLIEVPLPR; encoded by the coding sequence GTGACCGCAGACCGCCGCACCGACGCGGCACCCGCCACCGACGCGGCCGCCGCACTGCTGGGGGCGCTGGTGGCGCGTGGGGTGGAACACGTCGTGCTGAGCCCCGGCTCCCGCTCGCAGGCTCTCGCTCTGGTGGCGGCCGCGCTCGAGCGAGAGGGCCGCATCCGACTGCACGTGCGCATCGACGAGCGGGTCGCGGGATTCACGGCTTTGGGTATCGGACGCGAGACCGGCACCCCGGCTGCGCTCATCTGCACCTCGGGGACCGCCGTGGCCAACCTCCTCCCGGCCGTCCTGGAAGCGCACCACGCCGCCGTGCCGCTCGTTCTCCTGACCGCCGACCGGCCGCCCGAGCTGCGGGGTGTCGGGGCGAACCAGACCACCCGCCAGCCTGGGCTGTTCGCCCCGAACGTCCGGTTCGACGCCGACCTGCCGGTGCCCGAGACCGCCGACGCCGATGGGTCGTCGGAGCAGACGACGCTGCTGCGCTCGGTCGCAGCCGACGCCTTCGAGGCGGCGCGGGGGAGCGTGGCACGCCCCGGCGGACCCGTGCACCTGAACCTGCCCTATCGCGAGCCGCTCGCCGGCGCGGTGCCCGCGTGGCTGGCCGAGCCGGCGGTGGTGGAGGGCGACGGGTCGCCCGATGGCGAGTCCGGGGCGCTGTACCAGGGCGGCGGCGGCATCGGTGGCGCGGACGCCGCGCCGGCCGAGACGTCCCCGCACGTGCTTGCCCGCGGGCCCCGCACGATCGTGGTCGCCGGGGCAGACGCCGGTCCCGCGGCGGAGGAGCTCGCTCACGCCGGCGGTTGGCCGCTGGTCGCGGAGATCGTCAGCGGTGCGCGGTTCGGCCGCAACCTCGTCCACGGCTACCGCGCACTGCTGCGCGAGCCCGACCTCGGCGGCGCCGTGCAGCGCGTCGTGGTGTTCGGTCACCCCACGCTCAGCCGCGAGGTCGCCGCCCTCCTCGCCCGTCCCGATGTCGACGTGGTCGCGGTGCGCGGCCCCGGTGAACCGCTCAACCTCAACGGCACCACGGTGTCGGCGGATGCCGTGCGCGTCGGTGACGGCACACCCGACCGGGAGTGGCTGGGGCGCTGGATGCGCGCGTCGGCGGCCGCGGCGGTCGACCTGTCTCCCCCCGCGCCCGACGCCGACGCCCTGTCATCGGCCGAACCGCAGCAGCGGCTGGGCGCGATCGCCGCGGAGGTCGCCGTCCTGCGCGCGCCGCTGGACCGCGCGTCGCTCGTCGACGCCCTGTGGCGGGCGACGTGGCCGCACGACCGGCTGGTGTTCGGCTCCTCCCGGCTCGTGCGCGTGGCCGACGCCGTCCTCGGCGGCAAGAAGGTGCCCGTGCACGCCAACCGCGGCCTCGCCGGAATCGACGGCACCGTCGCGACCGCGCTGGGAGTGGCCATCGCCAGTCAGGCCGACGGGCGGCCCGGCCTCACGCGGGCCCTCGTCGGGGATCTGGCTTTCCTGCACGATGCCGGCGCGCTGCTGATGCCCGGTGTGGAGGAGGAACCCCGCATCCAGGTGGTCGTCGGCAACGACGGCGGCGGGACGATCTTCGACGGCCTCGAGGTGGCCGAGACGGCGGGCGCGGAGGCGATGGACCGCGTCCTCTACACCCCGCAGGCGGTGCGGCTGGAGCATCTCGCGCTCGCGTACGGGTGGGAGTTCCACCGCGTGACCACGCGCGGGGCGCTCGATCAGCTGCTGACCTCGCCTGCCGGCGGACGCCAGCTCATCGAGGTTCCGCTGCCGCGCTGA